One genomic segment of Sanyastnella coralliicola includes these proteins:
- a CDS encoding VCBS repeat-containing protein codes for MNRLLIFSCALALLWSCGNQPDHVNEPSPEPQRQSGFELLSEEESGIAFSNDIQENDSINVINYDYLYNGAGVAVGDVNKDGLEDLFFTGNMVADKLYLNQGELNFTDASAEWDIPSDGWSSGAVMVDINQDGWLDIYVCQTGPYKSASKHTNRLLINQEGKGFVDEAKEYGLDYSGHTTMAAFFDMDLDGDLDCYLLTHPDQFRNRLNGAELQRLIQAGVLESDKLYRNDNGKFVDVTQSAGIFDFAFGLGIVIEDFNADGWPDIYCSNDFDEGDLLYINQQNGTFVNEVTKRFKHTSNYGMGCDYADINNDLLPDLLTLDMAFETHERAKRNMASMDLDRFEARLRMGWHYQYMQNTLQLNMGNGIYSDIAQMNGMHKTDWSWAGLIADFDNDGMQDVFITNGYKRDTKDNDLQTNVQELQAAQQDITFGDVLDLLPSTKLSNYLFQNQGHLQFDRVNDQWGLDQRVNSNGAVYADLDNDGDLDLVVNNVDERAYVYRNQMGGDFTGVYMRPSRDVGSRVILRTDKGDQVRYYNPTRGYLGSVGNKVHFGVPEGATVERIEIISPQGDIWGVGMAKINEYTSLGDDKTEYKVENSWPPAPQNQYLKDITREQSIVHRHQENPFNDFEKEILLPHRTSEYGPAIASGDLNGDGYEDVYIGGCSGQPGKLYIQTPDGSFLTSRQEIFERHQGAEDVDAVAFDADNDGDLDLYVVSGDASQGAASPYLRDRLYLNEGQAQFSDGTNRIPNLTIAGGVVRAADIDNDGDQDLFIGGRNVPGAYPTAPESVVLINDNRLFRDMTADWLPEFSKGMVSSALLEDMNNDGLVDLVVAGEWMAPTIYHGDGARFGAAKELAPDMNGWWFELAASDINGDGIKDIIAGNIGENNKFHPSKDKPLFCYAADFDNSGTLDIVLAKYENDNLLPVRGKECSSEQMPFISQKFETYNDFAKASLSDIYSEENLASAERLEAYEFKSMLFLGDGQSYSAQALPFGAQMAPVRSIVPTDVDGDGDTDLIIAGNYFGVEVETVRYDAGNGCVLINDNGSFRTSWYTESGLTLAQDVRRSVLVNTAKGKLMVSAINKGYARVHQLMSTVEDQQGN; via the coding sequence ATGAACAGGCTATTGATCTTTAGTTGCGCTTTGGCGTTGCTTTGGTCATGTGGAAACCAGCCCGATCATGTGAATGAGCCTTCTCCTGAACCACAGCGTCAGAGCGGCTTTGAGCTACTATCTGAAGAAGAATCGGGCATTGCGTTTTCCAATGACATTCAAGAGAATGATTCGATCAATGTGATCAACTATGACTACCTCTATAACGGGGCTGGAGTGGCTGTTGGCGATGTCAATAAAGATGGCTTAGAAGATCTGTTCTTCACTGGTAATATGGTTGCCGATAAGCTCTATTTGAATCAAGGTGAGTTGAATTTTACTGACGCTAGCGCGGAATGGGATATCCCTTCGGATGGCTGGAGTTCAGGAGCGGTGATGGTTGATATCAACCAAGACGGTTGGCTCGATATCTACGTGTGCCAAACTGGTCCGTATAAATCAGCTTCAAAACACACCAATAGACTCCTCATCAACCAAGAAGGAAAAGGGTTTGTAGATGAAGCCAAAGAATATGGATTAGACTACTCAGGTCATACCACCATGGCTGCCTTCTTTGATATGGATCTCGATGGAGACCTCGACTGTTATCTTTTGACACATCCTGATCAATTCAGAAATCGATTGAATGGAGCAGAACTTCAGCGCCTTATCCAAGCGGGAGTATTAGAGTCTGATAAACTCTACCGCAATGACAATGGCAAGTTTGTAGACGTAACACAAAGCGCGGGCATCTTTGACTTTGCCTTTGGTTTGGGTATCGTCATTGAAGATTTCAACGCTGATGGATGGCCTGATATCTACTGTTCAAATGACTTTGATGAAGGCGATTTACTCTACATCAATCAACAAAACGGGACCTTTGTTAACGAAGTAACCAAGCGTTTCAAACACACCTCTAACTACGGCATGGGCTGTGATTACGCAGATATCAATAACGACCTACTTCCTGACCTACTTACCTTAGATATGGCCTTTGAGACCCATGAACGCGCCAAAAGAAACATGGCAAGTATGGATCTTGACCGCTTTGAAGCACGTTTGAGGATGGGATGGCACTACCAGTACATGCAGAATACCCTACAGCTGAATATGGGCAATGGAATCTACAGTGACATTGCTCAAATGAATGGGATGCATAAGACAGACTGGTCTTGGGCAGGTCTCATCGCAGATTTCGATAACGATGGAATGCAAGATGTATTCATAACCAACGGATACAAACGCGACACGAAAGACAACGATCTTCAAACCAATGTCCAAGAGCTTCAAGCGGCACAACAAGACATTACCTTCGGAGATGTCCTTGACCTCTTGCCAAGTACCAAACTCAGCAATTACCTCTTCCAGAATCAGGGTCATCTTCAGTTCGATAGAGTCAATGACCAATGGGGGCTCGACCAACGCGTCAACAGTAATGGCGCGGTCTACGCTGATTTGGACAACGACGGAGACTTAGATCTTGTAGTCAATAATGTAGATGAGCGTGCCTACGTGTACCGCAATCAAATGGGAGGTGATTTCACGGGTGTCTACATGAGACCATCACGAGATGTTGGGTCCAGAGTTATTCTCAGGACAGACAAGGGAGATCAGGTGCGCTACTATAATCCAACCCGAGGCTATCTTGGTTCAGTAGGGAACAAGGTCCATTTCGGAGTTCCAGAAGGAGCAACAGTTGAGCGAATTGAGATCATTTCACCTCAAGGAGATATTTGGGGTGTTGGAATGGCTAAAATCAACGAATACACTAGTCTGGGCGACGATAAAACAGAATACAAGGTTGAGAATAGTTGGCCTCCAGCTCCACAAAATCAATACTTGAAAGACATTACCCGGGAGCAAAGTATCGTTCACCGTCATCAAGAGAATCCATTCAATGATTTTGAAAAGGAAATCCTGTTGCCTCACCGCACTTCAGAATACGGTCCAGCCATTGCCTCGGGAGATCTCAATGGTGACGGCTATGAAGACGTTTATATCGGAGGCTGTTCTGGTCAACCCGGTAAACTCTATATCCAAACCCCTGACGGAAGCTTTCTAACTTCGCGTCAAGAGATATTCGAACGTCACCAAGGAGCGGAGGATGTTGATGCGGTAGCCTTCGATGCAGATAATGATGGAGATCTTGACCTGTACGTCGTAAGCGGTGATGCCAGTCAAGGAGCGGCTTCACCGTACTTAAGGGATAGACTCTATTTGAATGAAGGCCAAGCGCAATTCAGTGATGGAACCAATCGAATTCCAAATTTGACGATTGCTGGAGGTGTGGTACGGGCTGCTGACATTGACAATGATGGTGATCAAGACCTCTTCATAGGCGGAAGAAATGTTCCTGGAGCCTATCCAACAGCTCCAGAATCCGTAGTGCTGATCAATGATAACCGACTGTTCAGAGATATGACAGCTGACTGGCTGCCTGAGTTTTCCAAGGGAATGGTCTCGTCTGCCTTGCTAGAAGACATGAATAATGATGGATTGGTTGATCTTGTTGTTGCCGGCGAATGGATGGCACCAACGATCTATCATGGTGATGGTGCTCGATTCGGCGCTGCTAAGGAATTGGCACCGGACATGAACGGTTGGTGGTTTGAATTAGCCGCTAGCGATATCAACGGAGACGGAATCAAAGACATCATCGCTGGGAACATCGGAGAGAACAACAAATTCCATCCGAGCAAAGACAAACCCTTATTCTGCTATGCCGCTGACTTTGATAACAGCGGAACACTCGACATTGTATTGGCCAAGTATGAAAATGACAATCTTCTGCCCGTAAGAGGGAAGGAGTGTAGTTCTGAACAGATGCCTTTCATTTCGCAGAAGTTCGAGACCTACAATGATTTCGCAAAAGCCAGCTTGTCTGATATCTATTCTGAAGAGAATCTCGCTAGCGCGGAACGCCTAGAGGCTTATGAATTCAAGTCAATGCTTTTCCTTGGTGACGGACAATCTTATAGCGCTCAAGCCTTACCCTTCGGGGCGCAAATGGCACCGGTTCGTTCGATCGTACCTACAGACGTTGATGGGGATGGGGACACTGATCTCATCATTGCGGGGAATTACTTCGGAGTAGAGGTGGAGACGGTTCGCTACGATGCTGGTAATGGCTGTGTTCTAATCAATGACAACGGAAGCTTCAGAACCTCTTGGTATACCGAATCGGGCTTAACGCTTGCACAGGATGTTCGCAGATCTGTGTTGGTGAACACAGCAAAAGGAAAGCTGATGGTCAGTGCCATCAACAAAGGCTATGCACGAGTGCACCAGCTCATGTCAACGGTTGAAGATCAACAAGGCAATTGA
- the ribD gene encoding bifunctional diaminohydroxyphosphoribosylaminopyrimidine deaminase/5-amino-6-(5-phosphoribosylamino)uracil reductase RibD: protein MRRCFQLAEQGRGIVSPNPLVGCVLTLGERIIGEGYHHEYGSHHAEVNAVNSVQDPSLLSQATAYVNLEPCAHHGKTPPCADMLIKHQVQRVVISNRDPFDEVDGKGIERLKAAGIQVTVGVLEDEGLWLNRDFFTHHTKQRPFIQLKWAQTSDGFFDKSRLTNELGSTWITAPSTRKLVHAMRGDADAILVGIKTVLIDNPELTVRDVAGKNPLRVVIDLNNAIAEGHRILNDEAPTLIINGSKSITQGSNEWLQVSPNQVFEDLMNALHERKVQRLMVEGGAFTIQRFLMNELWDEAMVLEGNKTFGAGMKAPSIPQKAAQVYMYGQDRIYQYRRS from the coding sequence ATGCGGCGTTGCTTTCAGCTTGCCGAACAGGGTCGAGGAATCGTCTCTCCTAATCCGCTTGTTGGATGTGTGTTGACCTTAGGTGAACGCATCATTGGCGAAGGCTACCATCATGAATACGGCAGCCATCACGCCGAAGTGAATGCTGTCAATTCAGTTCAAGACCCTTCCCTCCTTTCCCAAGCAACGGCTTATGTCAATCTTGAGCCTTGTGCTCATCATGGCAAAACGCCTCCTTGCGCTGATATGCTGATCAAGCATCAAGTACAGCGTGTTGTCATTTCAAACCGAGATCCGTTTGATGAAGTTGATGGAAAAGGGATTGAGCGCCTAAAAGCTGCAGGAATTCAAGTTACTGTTGGTGTTCTTGAAGATGAAGGACTTTGGCTCAATCGAGACTTCTTTACCCACCACACAAAGCAACGTCCGTTCATTCAATTGAAATGGGCACAAACTAGTGACGGATTCTTTGATAAATCGCGCCTAACGAACGAATTAGGTTCTACTTGGATCACTGCTCCTTCTACTCGAAAGTTAGTTCATGCGATGCGTGGAGATGCTGACGCAATTCTCGTTGGTATCAAGACGGTTCTGATAGACAACCCTGAACTAACTGTTCGCGATGTAGCCGGTAAAAATCCTTTGCGTGTAGTGATTGATCTGAATAACGCTATCGCGGAAGGGCACCGGATTCTGAATGATGAAGCTCCGACATTGATCATCAACGGATCCAAAAGCATTACTCAAGGCAGCAACGAGTGGCTTCAAGTGTCACCTAACCAGGTCTTTGAAGACTTAATGAATGCACTCCATGAGCGAAAAGTCCAACGATTGATGGTCGAAGGCGGAGCCTTTACCATTCAGCGTTTCTTAATGAATGAGCTTTGGGATGAAGCGATGGTATTGGAAGGCAACAAAACCTTTGGTGCAGGAATGAAAGCTCCTTCCATTCCTCAAAAAGCGGCACAGGTTTACATGTACGGACAAGATCGAATCTATCAATACCGAAGGTCATGA
- the folD gene encoding bifunctional methylenetetrahydrofolate dehydrogenase/methenyltetrahydrofolate cyclohydrolase FolD, translating to MQILDGKATSKAIKEEIAVEVEKRKAAGLKTPHLAAVLVGDDGASQTYVNSKVRACERCGFKSTLVKRDGSCTEEELLEIVDQLNNDDDIDGFIVQLPLPKHINEQKVLEAVKREKDVDGFHPENVGRMALNLPTFLPATPYGIMQMLERYEVPTQGKHAVVIGRSHIVGSPMSILLSRNGYPGNCTVTITHSRTTNLEELTREADILIVALGRPEFVKADMVKEGAVIVDVGITRVEAPETEKGYVIKGDVAFDEVAPKSSFITPVPGGVGPMTIASLLKNTLQAAGDKPA from the coding sequence ATGCAGATCCTCGATGGAAAAGCCACTTCGAAAGCAATCAAAGAAGAGATTGCTGTTGAAGTTGAAAAACGTAAAGCAGCTGGATTGAAAACCCCTCACCTCGCCGCAGTGCTTGTGGGTGATGATGGTGCGAGTCAAACTTATGTGAATAGCAAAGTTCGCGCATGTGAACGTTGCGGATTCAAGAGTACCTTGGTAAAACGTGACGGTAGCTGTACCGAAGAGGAATTGCTTGAGATCGTAGATCAGCTGAATAACGACGATGACATCGATGGATTCATCGTTCAGCTACCACTTCCTAAGCACATCAACGAACAGAAGGTCCTAGAAGCAGTAAAGCGCGAGAAAGATGTAGACGGCTTCCACCCGGAAAACGTTGGACGAATGGCATTGAACTTGCCAACCTTCCTCCCTGCTACCCCATACGGAATCATGCAAATGCTGGAGCGTTATGAAGTTCCTACTCAGGGTAAGCATGCAGTGGTGATCGGACGAAGCCATATTGTAGGTTCTCCTATGTCAATCCTTCTTTCTCGTAATGGGTATCCTGGAAACTGCACAGTCACTATCACTCATAGCCGCACTACTAATCTTGAGGAACTAACGCGTGAAGCGGACATTCTCATTGTTGCACTTGGTCGACCAGAGTTCGTGAAGGCCGATATGGTAAAAGAAGGCGCTGTTATCGTAGATGTGGGTATTACTCGTGTCGAGGCTCCTGAAACCGAAAAGGGATACGTTATCAAGGGAGATGTTGCTTTCGACGAAGTAGCTCCTAAGTCTTCCTTCATCACCCCTGTGCCAGGTGGAGTTGGGCCGATGACCATCGCCTCACTTCTCAAAAACACGCTTCAAGCTGCCGGTGACAAGCCAGCGTAA
- the ffh gene encoding signal recognition particle protein — protein MFEGLQERFDKAFKVLKGQGQITEVNVAETLKEVRRALLDADVNFKTAKDFTNRVKEKALGQEVLTAVKPGQLLVKITHAELTELMGGDQAELNFQGNPGVVLMSGLQGSGKTTFSGKLANWLKTKKGKNPLLVACDIYRPAAIDQLHVVGESIGVDVYSERENKNAVEIAQNAIQFAKSNGHNVVIVDTAGRLAIDEEMMQEIEAVKNAIEPSETLFVVDSMTGQDAVNTAKTFNERLNFDGVILTKLDGDTRGGAALSIKTVVNKPIKFIGTGEKMDALDIFYPKRMADRILGMGDVVSLVERAQEQFDEEKAKKLQKKIEKNTFDFEDFLDQLQQIKKMGNVKDLLGMIPGMGKALKNVEIDDDAFKHIEAIIHSMTPYERSNPNSINGSRKKRIASGSGTSVNEVNKLIKQFDETRKMMRMMTNRSRMSSMAGGLRGMRGKKRK, from the coding sequence ATGTTTGAAGGATTACAGGAACGGTTTGACAAAGCCTTTAAAGTCTTAAAAGGACAGGGCCAGATCACCGAAGTTAACGTAGCAGAAACGCTTAAAGAAGTACGTCGAGCACTATTGGATGCCGATGTCAACTTCAAGACCGCTAAAGACTTTACCAACCGTGTAAAGGAAAAAGCACTTGGTCAAGAAGTACTGACTGCCGTTAAGCCAGGACAACTCTTGGTTAAGATTACGCACGCTGAACTCACAGAGCTCATGGGTGGTGATCAAGCTGAACTCAACTTCCAAGGAAACCCAGGCGTGGTCTTGATGTCTGGTCTACAGGGTTCTGGTAAGACAACCTTCTCTGGAAAGCTAGCGAACTGGCTGAAGACGAAAAAAGGAAAGAATCCACTTCTCGTAGCTTGTGACATCTACCGTCCTGCGGCGATTGACCAGCTGCACGTAGTCGGTGAGTCTATTGGAGTTGATGTCTATTCAGAACGCGAGAATAAGAATGCAGTAGAGATTGCTCAGAATGCGATTCAATTTGCGAAGAGCAACGGACATAACGTAGTTATTGTCGATACAGCCGGTCGTTTGGCGATCGACGAAGAGATGATGCAGGAGATCGAAGCGGTGAAAAACGCGATCGAGCCTTCAGAGACGCTCTTTGTTGTTGACTCGATGACTGGTCAAGATGCTGTGAATACAGCCAAGACCTTCAACGAACGCTTGAACTTCGACGGAGTTATCTTAACGAAGCTTGATGGTGACACGCGAGGTGGTGCTGCGCTGTCTATTAAGACTGTAGTGAATAAGCCGATCAAGTTTATCGGTACTGGTGAGAAGATGGATGCACTCGACATCTTCTACCCGAAACGTATGGCTGACCGTATTCTCGGAATGGGTGACGTTGTTTCCCTTGTAGAGCGTGCTCAAGAGCAGTTTGACGAAGAGAAAGCGAAGAAACTGCAGAAGAAGATCGAGAAGAACACCTTCGATTTCGAAGACTTCCTTGACCAGCTTCAGCAGATCAAGAAAATGGGTAACGTAAAAGACCTTCTTGGAATGATCCCTGGAATGGGGAAAGCATTGAAGAATGTTGAGATCGATGATGATGCGTTTAAGCACATTGAAGCCATCATTCACTCGATGACTCCATACGAACGAAGCAATCCGAATTCAATCAACGGAAGCCGCAAGAAGCGCATCGCTTCTGGTAGCGGCACTTCAGTGAATGAAGTGAACAAGTTGATCAAGCAATTCGATGAAACGCGCAAAATGATGCGCATGATGACAAACCGCAGTCGCATGTCTTCTATGGCCGGAGGGCTTCGTGGAATGCGCGGTAAAAAACGTAAATAA
- a CDS encoding trimeric intracellular cation channel family protein translates to MDLSQILYFIDLTGTFVFAVSGVTVASRYNVDVFGASVIGFVTALGGGTVRDVLIGATPVNWILNDEWVLAATAGIIIGLFVTRVISQWKRTMFIFDTIGIGLFTILGLEKTLQLGLSPIIALMMGTVSAVFGGVVRDVLVNRVPLIFRKEVYATACIAGGLVYLFIGLFTENKLWPLLVSIGVVITIRRLAVMRNWSLPMPKSSRP, encoded by the coding sequence ATGGACTTAAGTCAAATCCTATATTTCATTGACCTCACGGGAACCTTTGTGTTTGCCGTGTCAGGTGTAACCGTAGCATCGCGATACAACGTCGATGTCTTCGGTGCTTCTGTTATTGGTTTTGTAACTGCACTTGGTGGAGGAACGGTGCGTGATGTGCTCATTGGAGCCACGCCTGTAAATTGGATTTTGAACGATGAATGGGTGCTTGCAGCTACTGCCGGGATTATCATTGGGCTTTTTGTGACTCGGGTGATTTCCCAGTGGAAACGTACAATGTTCATCTTTGACACCATCGGAATTGGTCTATTCACCATTCTAGGGCTTGAGAAGACCTTACAATTGGGCCTCTCTCCTATTATCGCTTTAATGATGGGTACCGTATCTGCCGTTTTCGGTGGCGTAGTTCGCGATGTCTTGGTGAATCGTGTTCCTCTGATTTTCCGAAAAGAAGTCTACGCAACGGCTTGTATTGCTGGAGGATTGGTCTACTTGTTTATAGGATTATTTACAGAGAACAAACTCTGGCCTTTGCTTGTCAGCATTGGGGTTGTGATCACAATTCGAAGGTTGGCCGTGATGAGAAATTGGAGTCTTCCGATGCCAAAGTCGTCAAGACCCTAG
- the pruA gene encoding L-glutamate gamma-semialdehyde dehydrogenase, translated as MPKGVFSIPYPVNEPVLSYAPGSPEREELMEMYQEMYNQDPIDVPMYIGSEEVRTDDKRPMSPPHEHSKILGHFNYGTSAHVQQAIDAALAARKDWADMSWEHRASIFLKAADLLAGPYRAKMNASTMLAQSKNAFQAEIDAACELIDFFKFNAYFMQEIYENQPDSQPGIWNRLEYRPLEGFLLAITPFNFTSIAANLPASAAMMGNVVLWKPAESQMYSAQVIMELFKEAGLPDGVINLITVDGPEVGDVVFKHADFSGLHFTGSTGVFRHLWKEIGMNIDKYKTYPRIVGETGGKDFVIAHHSANAQEVATALTRGAFEFQGQKCSAASRAYIPSNIWEEVRGAMELDLNSFKMGAPDDFSNFVNAVIDKRAFDKITSYIDYVKEQDDAEVIMGGNYDGSKGYFIEPTVVLTSNPKFRTMCEEIFGPVLTIYVYEPDQWEETLEMLDQTSEYALTGAIFSKDRYAIQYATKALENSAGNFYINDKPTGAVVGQQPFGGSRASGTNDKAGSYLNLLRWVSPRTIKETFVPATDYRYPFLG; from the coding sequence ATGCCTAAAGGAGTATTTAGCATTCCATATCCGGTTAATGAGCCCGTACTTAGCTACGCTCCCGGGAGTCCAGAGCGCGAAGAGCTCATGGAGATGTACCAGGAAATGTATAACCAAGATCCGATTGATGTACCGATGTACATTGGATCTGAAGAGGTTCGTACTGATGACAAGCGTCCGATGTCGCCTCCGCACGAGCACAGCAAGATCCTAGGGCATTTCAACTACGGAACTTCAGCGCACGTTCAACAAGCAATAGACGCAGCCCTTGCTGCACGTAAGGATTGGGCAGATATGTCATGGGAGCACCGTGCAAGCATCTTCCTTAAGGCTGCTGATCTATTAGCAGGACCTTACCGCGCGAAGATGAACGCCTCAACGATGTTGGCGCAGTCAAAGAATGCTTTCCAAGCAGAGATTGATGCGGCATGTGAGTTGATCGACTTCTTTAAGTTCAACGCGTACTTCATGCAAGAGATTTACGAAAACCAGCCTGATTCGCAGCCTGGAATTTGGAATCGCCTTGAATACCGTCCACTTGAAGGATTCCTTCTTGCCATTACTCCATTCAACTTTACTTCTATTGCGGCTAACCTTCCGGCGTCTGCTGCTATGATGGGTAACGTTGTGCTTTGGAAACCAGCTGAGAGCCAAATGTACAGTGCACAAGTGATCATGGAGCTATTCAAGGAAGCAGGTCTTCCTGATGGTGTGATCAACTTGATTACCGTTGATGGACCAGAAGTTGGTGATGTTGTATTTAAGCACGCAGATTTCTCTGGACTTCACTTCACTGGTTCAACTGGAGTTTTCCGTCACCTATGGAAGGAGATCGGGATGAACATCGATAAATACAAGACTTACCCACGTATCGTAGGTGAAACAGGTGGAAAAGACTTTGTGATTGCTCACCACAGTGCAAATGCACAAGAGGTAGCCACAGCGTTGACACGTGGAGCTTTCGAATTCCAAGGTCAGAAGTGTTCAGCTGCAAGTCGTGCTTACATTCCTTCTAACATTTGGGAAGAGGTTCGTGGTGCTATGGAGCTTGACTTGAATAGCTTCAAAATGGGTGCACCAGATGACTTCTCGAATTTTGTGAATGCTGTAATCGACAAGCGTGCTTTTGATAAGATCACTAGCTACATTGATTATGTGAAAGAGCAAGACGATGCAGAGGTGATCATGGGTGGAAACTACGATGGTAGCAAAGGTTACTTCATTGAGCCAACCGTAGTATTGACTTCAAACCCTAAGTTCCGCACGATGTGTGAAGAGATCTTCGGCCCTGTATTGACGATCTACGTTTACGAGCCAGATCAGTGGGAAGAAACACTTGAGATGCTTGATCAAACAAGTGAATACGCTTTGACTGGTGCGATCTTCTCAAAAGACCGTTACGCGATTCAATACGCAACGAAAGCACTAGAGAATTCAGCTGGTAACTTCTACATCAACGATAAGCCAACTGGCGCTGTTGTTGGTCAGCAGCCATTCGGTGGTTCTCGTGCTTCTGGAACGAACGACAAGGCTGGTTCATACTTGAACCTTCTACGTTGGGTGAGCCCTCGCACAATTAAGGAGACCTTTGTTCCTGCAACTGATTACCGTTACCCATTCCTCGGGTAA